A stretch of the Candidatus Aminicenantes bacterium genome encodes the following:
- a CDS encoding glycosyltransferase has translation MIPSSGPAGFVFFGAYDPAYPRSAVIRRGLRQNGAVVSECPASTHWRVWLRYPMLVLRFLRSRRERQAAEARVLRRFLFVPEFCAKDVPLAKLIGLLTARRVVFDPLAARYETKILDWRRKPPSSPTAWWNFKIDAAAFRLADVILADTAAHKDYFCRTYRIDPGKVRVLYLGFDDEAFRPAAVSAPAPDAARPFRVLFFGSFLPLHGVEIVVEAAKLLAKEADIRFRFVGDGQTFPAVREFTARHRLTNVELVGRVPFLRLPVEIADADLCLGVFGRTEKARRVIPHKIYQAMAVGKPVVTARTPSVEEIFAHRRNIYLCDEPLGPALALAILELKRDGALREALGTAGGRLVRERFAPKAIGRTLLDDLAASRRRRG, from the coding sequence ATGATCCCATCCTCCGGGCCGGCGGGCTTCGTCTTTTTCGGGGCCTACGACCCCGCCTATCCGCGCTCGGCCGTCATCCGCCGCGGCTTGCGGCAAAACGGCGCCGTCGTTTCGGAATGCCCCGCCTCGACCCACTGGCGGGTCTGGCTGCGCTACCCGATGCTCGTCCTCCGATTTCTCCGCTCCCGGCGCGAGCGGCAGGCGGCCGAGGCGCGGGTCCTCCGCCGCTTTCTATTCGTACCCGAGTTCTGCGCCAAGGACGTCCCGCTGGCCAAGCTGATCGGGCTTCTCACGGCTCGCCGGGTCGTCTTCGATCCGTTGGCCGCCCGCTACGAAACCAAGATTCTGGATTGGCGGCGCAAACCGCCCTCTTCGCCGACGGCCTGGTGGAATTTTAAAATTGACGCGGCCGCCTTCCGGCTGGCCGACGTCATCCTGGCGGATACCGCGGCCCACAAGGATTATTTCTGCCGGACCTATCGAATCGATCCGGGCAAAGTCCGGGTCCTCTATCTCGGATTCGACGACGAGGCCTTCCGTCCCGCCGCCGTGTCGGCCCCCGCCCCCGACGCGGCCCGACCGTTCCGGGTGCTTTTCTTCGGTTCATTCCTCCCCCTGCACGGGGTCGAGATCGTCGTCGAAGCGGCCAAGCTTCTGGCCAAGGAGGCCGACATCCGATTCCGATTCGTCGGCGACGGGCAGACTTTCCCGGCCGTGCGGGAGTTCACGGCACGGCACCGCCTGACCAATGTCGAGCTCGTCGGCCGCGTCCCGTTTCTCCGGCTGCCGGTGGAGATCGCCGACGCCGATCTCTGCCTAGGCGTTTTCGGGCGGACAGAGAAAGCCCGCCGGGTGATCCCGCATAAAATTTATCAGGCGATGGCCGTGGGCAAGCCGGTCGTCACCGCCCGCACGCCTAGCGTCGAAGAAATCTTCGCCCACCGCCGAAACATCTATTTGTGCGACGAGCCGCTCGGCCCCGCCCTGGCGCTGGCCATCCTGGAGCTGAAGAGGGACGGCGCCCTGCGCGAGGCGTTGGGGACTGCCGGCGGCCGGCTGGTCCGGGAGAGGTTCGCGCCGAAGGCCATCGGCCGCACGCTTCTCGACGATCTGGCCGCATCCCGAAGGCGGCGCGGATGA
- the xerC gene encoding tyrosine recombinase XerC, with the protein MRKAIDEFLEHLTYGRNASPHTVSGYRIDLLQLTAHLEARGLGLRDVDNVVLRGYLHELAAAHQAKSSVARKLAAIRSFFKFCLKQGLVDDNPAQVVSTPKLDRPVPEFLSENEMLRFLDEPDKDDILGLRDRAILELFYATGIRLSELTGIDLADMSLEDRLLKVRGKGKKERLVPFGRKAVERMDAYLRLRPTLLGANFGESAVFLNYRGGRISPRSVERLVEKYVKRSLLRRGVSPHALRHSFASHLLGRGADLRVIQELLGHESLATTQKYTHLNVKQLLDVYKKSHPRAR; encoded by the coding sequence ATGCGCAAGGCGATTGACGAGTTTCTCGAACATCTGACTTACGGTCGAAACGCCTCGCCCCATACCGTCTCCGGCTATCGCATCGACCTCCTGCAGCTGACCGCCCATCTTGAGGCCCGCGGGCTCGGTCTCCGCGACGTGGACAACGTCGTTCTGCGCGGGTACCTGCACGAGCTGGCCGCCGCCCATCAGGCCAAATCCTCGGTCGCCCGCAAGCTGGCCGCCATCCGATCCTTCTTCAAGTTCTGTCTCAAACAAGGCCTGGTCGACGACAATCCGGCCCAGGTCGTTTCCACTCCCAAGCTCGACCGGCCCGTGCCGGAATTTCTATCCGAGAACGAGATGCTGCGCTTCCTGGATGAGCCCGACAAGGACGACATCCTGGGGCTGCGCGACCGGGCCATCCTGGAGCTGTTCTACGCCACCGGCATCCGGCTGAGCGAGCTGACCGGGATCGATCTGGCCGACATGAGCCTGGAGGACCGCCTGCTCAAGGTCCGCGGCAAGGGCAAGAAGGAGCGGCTTGTGCCCTTCGGCCGCAAGGCGGTGGAGCGTATGGACGCCTACCTGCGGTTGCGGCCGACGCTGCTGGGCGCGAACTTCGGCGAGTCGGCGGTCTTCCTGAATTACCGGGGCGGGCGGATCTCCCCGCGTTCGGTCGAGCGGCTGGTCGAGAAGTATGTCAAGCGCTCGCTCCTGCGGCGCGGGGTCAGCCCGCACGCCCTGCGCCACTCCTTCGCTTCGCACCTGCTGGGTCGGGGGGCCGACCTGCGGGTCATCCAGGAGCTGCTGGGCCACGAGAGCCTGGCCACGACCCAGAAATACACTCACCTCAACGTCAAGCAATTGCTGGACGTGTACAAGAAGAGCCACCCCCGGGCCCGCTAG
- a CDS encoding SH3 domain-containing protein yields MMIRRSILTAALGILLAMAVGVEAASAAAAAPIIRLKVTAEIANIRQKPSISSLIVRQIPEGALLEASRKDGEWYLVALEPDETGTNSGYVHESLVLPLDEPAVPEKKTRIVERVTQPKPKPAETTPPPARTEPAPVHRTEPAVETPAAKTDNYGFEPLRPALVIGGGGLIAAVGDLNDGSQGLADYFGYQLGAAADLTLSRLRLVFPFEAEIQIPIGGRFALTIGAGYAGASATTLVTYATTGSANSFSAGPGFSAIPIKAGLLYSPVPSFYAKAGLMVVPAKASYTYHFTHDQFWQEWTGEASAFGFGAYGALGIELTLGPSIGFLIEAGGQIGKISGFDGTGTYLDSTLDEAVTETGLLYAYDAKPTQFDSFPLTFIRSKRPTEGGVANAREATLDLLGISLKAGLKFKF; encoded by the coding sequence ATGATGATCCGACGTTCGATCCTCACCGCCGCTCTCGGAATCCTCCTGGCCATGGCCGTTGGAGTCGAAGCCGCTTCGGCTGCGGCTGCGGCCCCCATCATCCGGCTGAAAGTCACGGCCGAGATAGCCAACATCCGCCAAAAGCCGTCGATCTCGAGCTTGATCGTGCGCCAGATCCCCGAGGGAGCGCTTCTCGAAGCTTCGCGCAAAGACGGCGAGTGGTACCTCGTCGCCCTCGAGCCCGACGAGACGGGGACGAATTCGGGCTATGTCCACGAGAGCCTGGTGCTTCCGCTGGACGAACCGGCCGTGCCCGAGAAGAAAACGCGCATTGTGGAGCGGGTGACGCAGCCGAAGCCCAAGCCGGCCGAGACCACGCCGCCTCCCGCGCGAACCGAGCCCGCGCCGGTCCACCGAACGGAGCCCGCCGTGGAAACGCCGGCGGCCAAGACGGATAATTACGGCTTCGAGCCGCTCCGCCCCGCCCTTGTTATCGGGGGCGGCGGCCTGATCGCCGCCGTGGGCGACCTCAACGACGGTTCCCAGGGGCTGGCCGATTATTTCGGATACCAGCTCGGGGCCGCGGCCGATCTGACGCTGTCGCGATTGCGGCTCGTCTTTCCCTTCGAAGCCGAGATTCAAATCCCCATCGGCGGAAGATTCGCCCTGACCATCGGTGCCGGATACGCCGGCGCCTCCGCCACGACTCTCGTGACCTACGCCACGACCGGGTCGGCCAACTCCTTCAGCGCCGGGCCCGGCTTTTCCGCCATCCCGATCAAGGCCGGCCTCCTCTATTCGCCCGTGCCGTCCTTCTACGCCAAGGCGGGCCTCATGGTCGTCCCGGCCAAGGCCTCCTACACCTATCATTTCACGCACGATCAGTTTTGGCAGGAATGGACGGGCGAGGCCTCGGCTTTCGGCTTCGGCGCCTACGGCGCCCTAGGCATCGAGCTGACCCTCGGGCCCAGCATCGGATTCCTCATCGAGGCCGGCGGCCAGATCGGCAAAATCTCGGGATTCGACGGCACCGGGACCTACCTGGATTCGACCCTCGACGAGGCCGTCACGGAGACGGGGCTGCTCTATGCCTATGACGCCAAGCCGACCCAGTTCGACTCATTCCCCCTGACCTTCATCCGCTCCAAGCGGCCGACCGAAGGCGGGGTTGCCAACGCCCGCGAAGCAACCCTCGACTTGCTGGGGATTTCCCTCAAGGCCGGGTTGAAATTCAAGTTCTGA
- a CDS encoding helix-hairpin-helix domain-containing protein translates to MRAHLMKGVATVMVLSLFLSPLLAMQGPNKAADKININSASSDELQKLPQIGPKIAQRIIDFRKQNGPFKKAEELMKVTGIGEKIYAKLKDLISV, encoded by the coding sequence ATGAGAGCCCATTTGATGAAAGGCGTTGCGACGGTCATGGTCCTCAGCCTGTTCCTGTCCCCGCTCCTGGCGATGCAGGGGCCGAACAAGGCCGCGGACAAGATCAACATCAACTCCGCCTCGTCGGACGAGCTGCAGAAGCTGCCGCAGATCGGCCCCAAGATTGCCCAGCGGATCATCGACTTCCGCAAGCAGAACGGGCCCTTCAAGAAGGCCGAGGAGCTGATGAAGGTCACGGGTATCGGCGAGAAGATCTACGCCAAGCTCAAAGACCTGATCTCGGTTTGA
- the dprA gene encoding DNA-processing protein DprA yields the protein MAVTDQDRILLVALGLALAEFPRWRSAVEKAFPRLEEAFLAPAPELRAIGLDEARTAALLDPDLIGRAQKEFDTLTRNGYSLLTFGDDDYPVALREIYDPPSALYCAGHAEALRGPAVAVVGARHPSAYGKSMAERLAEDLARRGLVVVSGMARGIDTLAHTGALRGGRTVAVLGSGLGQIYPPENRRLFERIIEGGGAVVTEFPLGGEPLGFHFPLRNRIISGLSLGLVVVEATRKSGSLISAAMALEQGREVMAVPGPATSELSGGTNGLIRIGARLVESWRDVAEELPGPVRDFVFARSPDEPPLLPSLTAAEEAVLAGLGPDRETTVDETAERTGMTIPELLAALLGLEIKGLAVQGPGKTYRRKW from the coding sequence GTGGCTGTTACAGACCAAGACCGCATCCTCCTGGTGGCGCTGGGGCTGGCGCTGGCCGAGTTTCCACGCTGGCGCAGCGCCGTCGAAAAAGCCTTTCCGCGCCTGGAAGAAGCGTTCTTGGCCCCGGCCCCGGAGCTCCGCGCCATTGGTTTGGACGAGGCCCGTACGGCCGCTCTCCTCGATCCCGACCTGATAGGCCGGGCCCAAAAAGAATTTGACACCCTGACCAGGAATGGCTATTCTCTCTTGACCTTCGGGGATGACGACTACCCGGTCGCCTTAAGGGAAATCTATGATCCTCCCTCGGCCCTTTATTGCGCGGGCCATGCGGAAGCCCTCCGGGGACCGGCGGTCGCCGTCGTCGGGGCGCGGCATCCCTCGGCTTACGGCAAGTCAATGGCCGAGCGCCTGGCGGAAGACCTGGCCCGCCGCGGGCTGGTCGTGGTCAGCGGCATGGCCCGGGGGATCGACACCCTGGCCCATACCGGAGCGCTGCGGGGCGGCCGGACCGTGGCCGTTCTGGGCTCGGGGCTGGGGCAGATCTATCCGCCCGAGAACCGCCGCCTCTTCGAGCGGATCATCGAAGGGGGAGGGGCCGTGGTCACGGAGTTCCCTCTCGGGGGAGAGCCCTTGGGCTTCCATTTCCCCCTGCGCAACCGCATCATCAGCGGTTTGTCGCTCGGACTCGTCGTCGTGGAGGCGACGCGCAAGAGCGGCTCGCTGATCTCGGCCGCGATGGCCCTGGAACAGGGCCGCGAGGTCATGGCCGTCCCCGGGCCGGCGACGTCCGAGCTGAGCGGCGGCACGAACGGATTGATCCGGATCGGCGCCCGGCTCGTCGAGAGCTGGCGGGACGTGGCCGAAGAGCTTCCCGGCCCCGTGCGGGACTTTGTTTTCGCGCGCAGCCCGGACGAGCCGCCGCTGCTGCCGTCGCTGACGGCGGCCGAGGAGGCGGTGTTGGCCGGCCTCGGCCCCGACCGCGAGACGACCGTCGACGAGACGGCGGAACGGACCGGGATGACGATCCCGGAGCTCCTGGCCGCGCTGCTGGGGCTGGAGATCAAGGGCCTGGCCGTCCAAGGCCCGGGCAAGACGTATCGGAGGAAATGGTGA
- a CDS encoding UbiA family prenyltransferase gives MNAYLRAMRLERWPRSMAIFSGCAAYAFLHRSSFPPAGYFEPAWMAAVAFLLTWGISTANYIVNEIVDLAFDIHHPSKKLRPLVAGEIRKGPFALIGLVLIAACLGLARVVFEVPFLLSLAGLLLAGIVYNVKPIRTKDIPFLDSISESANNPIRFLIGWYAMAPHAPFPPAAVLLSWWAFGNFLMVAKRLSEFRFLKEKAGDYRTSQKKYTRTKLLSGMILSAVVCLAAFVFFGARTSLPSFFAIAPFLVVFFLLIFRKTLREAEVMEEPEKLLASPKFAIYTLFLLALFVASFFLDAAGR, from the coding sequence TTGAACGCCTACCTGCGGGCCATGCGTCTGGAGCGCTGGCCGCGCAGTATGGCTATTTTTTCGGGCTGCGCCGCCTATGCCTTCCTTCATCGCAGCTCGTTCCCGCCGGCCGGCTACTTCGAGCCGGCCTGGATGGCCGCGGTCGCCTTCCTCCTGACCTGGGGCATTTCCACGGCCAACTATATCGTCAACGAGATCGTCGACCTGGCTTTCGACATCCATCACCCGAGCAAGAAATTGCGGCCTCTCGTGGCCGGCGAGATCCGCAAAGGTCCCTTCGCCCTGATCGGGCTGGTCCTCATCGCAGCCTGCCTGGGGCTGGCCCGCGTCGTCTTCGAAGTCCCCTTCCTGCTGTCTCTGGCCGGGCTGCTTCTGGCCGGGATCGTCTACAACGTCAAGCCCATCCGGACCAAGGACATCCCGTTCCTCGACTCGATCTCCGAATCGGCCAACAACCCGATCCGGTTCCTGATCGGATGGTACGCCATGGCGCCGCACGCCCCCTTCCCGCCGGCCGCCGTGCTGCTGAGCTGGTGGGCCTTCGGCAATTTCCTGATGGTGGCCAAGCGGCTGTCCGAGTTCCGCTTTCTCAAGGAGAAAGCCGGCGATTACCGGACCTCGCAGAAGAAGTATACCCGGACCAAGCTTCTGTCCGGCATGATTCTGAGCGCCGTCGTCTGCTTGGCGGCCTTCGTCTTCTTCGGGGCCCGGACGAGCCTGCCGTCCTTCTTCGCCATCGCCCCGTTTTTGGTCGTGTTCTTCCTGCTGATCTTCCGCAAGACCCTGCGCGAAGCGGAAGTCATGGAAGAGCCGGAGAAGCTCCTGGCCAGCCCCAAGTTCGCGATCTACACACTGTTTCTTCTGGCCCTTTTCGTCGCGTCCTTCTTCCTGGACGCGGCCGGGCGCTGA
- a CDS encoding phosphotransferase: protein MKTKIRVEPRFDCPEFRAWLATIEGLAAVPGAEVLHAARNLVTAVPVPLADGSALDLVVKEFRPRGLHRLRTLVGRSKAERSARGAAWLQAAGLRTPATAAVLEQRRRGTVEKAWFVAERVRGAVEIRSLLRELEAPELRRLLAALARDLRAAHEAGILHRDLSDGNILVERGPGGAFVFHFLDTNRVRRKRRLGRSVRAKNLIRLGVPEGARREFLGFYAGEGGPDPSFVRRYEKSKAAFERWLRFKKKARLRQWARRLKLQ, encoded by the coding sequence ATGAAGACGAAGATCCGGGTGGAGCCGCGCTTCGATTGTCCCGAATTCCGGGCCTGGCTGGCGACGATCGAAGGGCTCGCGGCAGTACCCGGCGCCGAAGTTCTTCACGCGGCCCGTAACTTGGTCACGGCCGTCCCGGTCCCGCTGGCCGATGGGAGCGCGCTCGACCTCGTAGTCAAGGAGTTCCGCCCGCGCGGGCTCCATCGCCTGCGGACGCTCGTCGGCCGGTCCAAGGCCGAACGGTCCGCGCGGGGCGCCGCGTGGCTCCAGGCGGCCGGCCTGCGCACGCCGGCTACGGCGGCCGTGTTGGAGCAGCGCCGGCGCGGCACGGTGGAAAAGGCCTGGTTCGTGGCCGAGCGGGTCCGGGGAGCGGTCGAGATCCGGTCGCTCTTGCGGGAGCTCGAGGCGCCGGAGCTAAGGCGGCTGCTGGCCGCCCTGGCCCGGGACCTCCGAGCCGCCCACGAGGCCGGAATCCTGCACCGCGATCTCTCCGACGGCAACATCCTGGTCGAGCGAGGGCCCGGCGGAGCATTCGTCTTTCACTTCCTCGACACCAATCGGGTCCGCCGGAAGCGCCGCCTCGGCCGGTCCGTCCGGGCCAAGAATCTCATTCGCCTCGGCGTGCCGGAAGGCGCGCGGCGCGAATTTCTAGGCTTCTATGCCGGCGAAGGCGGCCCGGATCCGTCTTTCGTCCGGCGGTACGAGAAGTCCAAGGCGGCCTTCGAGCGCTGGCTGCGCTTTAAAAAGAAGGCGCGTCTGCGGCAGTGGGCTCGGAGGCTCAAGCTCCAATGA
- a CDS encoding DUF1573 domain-containing protein, giving the protein MNPMRARRIVLIALLALTAAASFAAPGAAKGPKIAFKEDAWNFGRAKMGADLVHEFAFKNEGDATLKIINVETSCGCTAALVSDKKVEPGKSGKIKVTFSTQGYAGEVVKYIYVETDDPVQPRVQLKITAAVDVPPQPRIDFDRYSFDGGLLVEGDSLVAPITVYNKGELELRFECQLTGAQVLFAGKPAAYPIKVAAGKSVELVIKMDLANRMGPIREFALFKSNDPLRSTISVNLNGYIVTKEQLRQVFQKYKDLIK; this is encoded by the coding sequence ATGAACCCAATGCGCGCCCGCCGGATCGTCCTCATCGCCCTCCTGGCCCTGACGGCCGCGGCTTCCTTCGCCGCGCCGGGCGCGGCCAAGGGGCCCAAGATCGCCTTCAAGGAAGACGCCTGGAACTTCGGCCGGGCCAAGATGGGGGCCGACCTCGTCCACGAGTTCGCTTTCAAGAACGAAGGGGACGCCACGCTCAAGATCATCAACGTCGAAACCTCCTGCGGCTGCACCGCCGCCCTTGTCTCGGATAAAAAGGTCGAGCCGGGGAAATCGGGCAAGATCAAGGTCACTTTCAGCACTCAGGGCTACGCCGGCGAAGTCGTCAAGTACATCTATGTGGAGACGGACGACCCCGTCCAGCCGCGCGTCCAGCTCAAGATCACGGCCGCCGTCGACGTCCCGCCCCAGCCGCGGATCGATTTCGACCGCTACTCCTTCGATGGCGGCCTACTGGTCGAGGGCGACAGCCTGGTCGCCCCCATCACCGTCTACAACAAGGGCGAGCTGGAACTGAGGTTCGAGTGCCAGCTGACGGGCGCCCAGGTTCTCTTCGCCGGCAAGCCTGCCGCCTATCCGATCAAGGTGGCCGCCGGCAAGAGCGTCGAGCTGGTCATCAAGATGGACCTGGCCAACCGCATGGGCCCCATCCGGGAGTTCGCCCTGTTCAAGTCCAACGACCCGCTGCGGTCGACCATCTCGGTCAACCTGAACGGCTACATTGTGACCAAGGAACAGCTCCGCCAAGTGTTTCAAAAATACAAAGACTTGATCAAATAG
- a CDS encoding Trm112 family protein — protein MAIAPELLEILACPKCKTDVNLTADGKGLKCVQCARVYRIEDDIPVMIIEEATIEPDRPTRS, from the coding sequence ATGGCCATCGCCCCCGAGCTGCTCGAGATTCTCGCCTGCCCCAAGTGTAAGACCGACGTCAACCTGACGGCCGACGGGAAAGGCCTGAAGTGCGTCCAGTGCGCGCGCGTCTACCGGATCGAGGACGACATCCCCGTCATGATCATCGAAGAGGCCACGATTGAGCCCGACCGGCCGACGCGAAGCTGA
- the rdgB gene encoding RdgB/HAM1 family non-canonical purine NTP pyrophosphatase has protein sequence MKPARTPLVVATGNAGKAREIAIVLKDLPFRVLSLADLGLAADYEETGLTFAANARGKAEFYSALTGHLTLADDSGLAVDALNGAPGVVSARFSGPGSNDARNNRELLRHLAAVPESRRGARFICCMVLARDGRAIKQVTGRVRGRILREPRGRHGFGYDPVFFYRRLGRTFAELSGEVKNGFSHRGRALRKMASYLAEK, from the coding sequence GTGAAGCCCGCCCGCACCCCGCTCGTCGTGGCCACCGGCAACGCCGGCAAAGCCCGTGAGATCGCTATCGTCCTGAAGGACCTGCCTTTCCGCGTCCTGAGCCTGGCCGACCTGGGCCTCGCGGCGGACTACGAGGAGACGGGCCTGACCTTCGCCGCCAACGCCCGCGGCAAGGCCGAGTTCTATTCCGCCCTGACGGGCCATCTAACCCTGGCCGATGATTCGGGGTTGGCGGTCGACGCCCTGAACGGAGCGCCGGGTGTCGTCTCGGCCCGCTTTTCGGGCCCGGGATCGAACGACGCCCGCAACAACCGCGAGCTTCTCCGCCATCTCGCGGCCGTGCCCGAATCACGACGGGGCGCCCGCTTCATCTGCTGCATGGTCTTGGCTCGCGACGGCCGGGCGATCAAGCAGGTGACGGGCCGGGTCCGCGGGCGGATCCTTCGAGAGCCTCGCGGCAGGCACGGCTTCGGCTACGACCCGGTCTTTTTTTACCGAAGGCTCGGCCGAACCTTCGCCGAGCTGTCTGGGGAAGTGAAGAACGGATTCAGCCATCGCGGCCGCGCCCTCCGCAAGATGGCCTCTTATCTCGCCGAAAAGTAA
- the topA gene encoding type I DNA topoisomerase: MEKSLVIVESPAKAKTINKYLGSDYVVKASMGHIRDLPKSKLGVDVENNFAPLYEVIPERKKIVDELKKAAAEASAIILAADPDREGEAICWHLKALLGDDTKPLHRLKLHEITQPAVEEAIRHMTVLDADMFDAQQARRVLDRLVGYLISPLLWKKVARGLSAGRVQSIALRLVYERELEIRAFVPEEYWTIYAHLAAANPPPFRAALAKIDGKKAKVGDGAAAEAILTDLKDTPFTLAKINVKEKKRNPSPPYITSTLQQDAYQRLHYPVKRTMSIAQKLYEGMAIGERGPVGLITYMRTDSVRISAESLAWARAYIEKTYSARHLPSKPNVYKNKSAAQDAHEAIRPTSPDLSPEVVKPYLKKEELSLYTMIWNRFLASQMSPALIEETEFEVTAKKYLFSAKGEVLKFAGHLALTPKGENGEKETLPAATAGETLALQSLEPKQSFTQPPARYTEGTLVKELEAKGIGRPSTYAPIISTLQNRTYVVKMEGKFVPSELGMFVTEFLIKNFPDIMEIQFTAGMEEELDKIEEGKLEWTGSLKGFYARLEKDLKAAAKVESVKASGIPLNEICPKCGKPVVLKSGRFGSFKSCSGYPDCDFKEAMVKKEIVTLDELCPDCGSNLVQRKGRFGLFIACSDYPTCKYIKKKKSEDTGLACPTDCGGTILKRETKRGRFFYGCSRFPKCRYATWDEPLKQPCPKCGKPFVLRHSTKKDGTYIHCQDEVCGWREEAEGATIAPKAKEPAVKDAQGD; encoded by the coding sequence ATGGAGAAGTCGCTGGTCATCGTCGAATCGCCGGCCAAGGCGAAGACGATCAACAAATATCTGGGGTCGGACTATGTCGTCAAGGCCTCCATGGGGCACATCCGCGATCTGCCCAAGAGCAAGCTCGGCGTCGACGTCGAGAACAATTTCGCCCCTCTCTATGAGGTCATCCCCGAGCGCAAGAAGATCGTCGACGAGCTGAAGAAGGCCGCGGCCGAAGCCTCGGCCATCATCCTGGCGGCCGACCCCGACCGCGAGGGCGAGGCCATCTGCTGGCACCTCAAAGCCCTCCTGGGCGACGACACCAAGCCCCTGCACCGACTCAAGCTGCACGAGATCACCCAGCCGGCCGTGGAGGAGGCGATCCGCCATATGACCGTCCTGGATGCCGATATGTTCGACGCCCAGCAGGCCCGGCGGGTTCTTGACCGGCTGGTCGGCTACCTCATCAGCCCCCTGCTGTGGAAGAAGGTCGCCCGCGGCCTGAGCGCCGGGCGCGTCCAGAGCATCGCCCTGCGCCTCGTCTACGAGCGGGAGCTGGAGATCCGGGCCTTCGTGCCGGAGGAATACTGGACGATTTACGCCCATCTGGCCGCCGCCAACCCGCCGCCGTTCCGGGCCGCCCTGGCTAAGATCGACGGCAAGAAGGCCAAGGTCGGGGACGGGGCCGCCGCCGAGGCGATCCTGACCGATCTCAAAGACACCCCCTTCACCCTGGCCAAGATCAACGTCAAGGAGAAGAAGCGCAACCCTTCTCCGCCCTATATCACGAGCACGCTCCAGCAGGACGCCTACCAGCGGCTCCATTATCCCGTCAAGCGGACGATGTCCATCGCCCAGAAGCTGTATGAGGGCATGGCCATCGGCGAGCGGGGCCCCGTCGGCCTGATCACTTACATGCGCACGGACTCTGTGCGCATCTCGGCCGAGTCCCTGGCCTGGGCCCGGGCCTATATCGAGAAGACCTATTCGGCCCGGCATCTGCCCTCCAAGCCGAACGTCTATAAGAACAAGAGCGCCGCCCAGGACGCCCACGAGGCCATCCGGCCGACTTCGCCCGACCTGTCGCCTGAAGTGGTCAAGCCCTACCTTAAAAAGGAAGAGCTCAGCCTCTACACGATGATCTGGAATCGTTTTCTGGCTTCGCAGATGAGCCCGGCCCTGATCGAGGAGACCGAGTTCGAGGTCACGGCCAAGAAATATCTCTTTTCGGCCAAGGGCGAAGTCCTTAAATTCGCCGGCCATTTGGCCCTGACCCCCAAGGGCGAGAACGGTGAGAAGGAAACCCTGCCTGCCGCGACGGCGGGGGAGACGCTGGCCCTGCAGAGCTTGGAGCCCAAGCAGAGCTTTACCCAGCCTCCGGCCCGCTACACGGAAGGGACGCTGGTCAAGGAGCTCGAGGCCAAGGGCATCGGCCGGCCGTCCACCTATGCCCCCATCATCTCCACCCTGCAGAACCGGACTTATGTCGTCAAGATGGAAGGCAAGTTCGTACCCTCCGAGCTGGGCATGTTCGTGACCGAGTTTCTGATCAAGAACTTCCCCGACATCATGGAGATCCAGTTCACCGCCGGGATGGAGGAGGAGCTGGACAAGATCGAGGAAGGCAAGCTCGAGTGGACCGGCTCGCTCAAGGGGTTCTACGCCCGGCTGGAAAAGGACCTCAAAGCGGCGGCCAAGGTCGAAAGCGTCAAGGCCAGCGGCATCCCGCTCAACGAGATCTGCCCCAAGTGCGGCAAGCCGGTCGTCCTGAAGAGCGGACGCTTCGGCAGCTTCAAGTCCTGCTCGGGCTACCCCGACTGCGACTTCAAGGAAGCCATGGTCAAGAAGGAGATCGTGACCTTGGACGAGCTCTGCCCCGACTGCGGGAGCAACCTGGTCCAGCGCAAGGGGCGGTTCGGACTCTTCATCGCTTGCTCCGACTATCCGACCTGCAAATACATCAAGAAGAAGAAGTCCGAGGACACCGGCTTGGCCTGCCCCACGGACTGCGGCGGGACGATCCTCAAGCGCGAGACCAAGCGGGGCCGGTTCTTCTACGGCTGCAGCCGCTTCCCCAAATGCCGCTACGCCACCTGGGACGAGCCCCTCAAACAGCCCTGCCCGAAATGCGGCAAGCCGTTCGTCCTCCGCCACAGCACCAAGAAGGACGGCACCTACATCCACTGCCAGGACGAGGTTTGCGGCTGGCGGGAGGAGGCCGAGGGCGCTACAATAGCCCCGAAGGCCAAGGAGCCGGCCGTCAAGGATGCGCAAGGCGATTGA